A single region of the Magnetococcus sp. PR-3 genome encodes:
- a CDS encoding MJ1477/TM1410 family putative glycoside hydrolase, whose translation MFGSKWMFFLVLGMGMVGHVDAADRDWLYQLQDADPKAIVKTRFPLVVMDPTRHGDEGSRYTQKEIDLITNAGKLPVAYFSIGEAENYRSYWNDAWVDAQTHEPTDLAPSWLGKTNPDWPGNFKVRYWEEEWWQDVLKPELRRIVQQGFRGVYLDIIDAFEYWPDPTRHGLPKGHEQVRSGDPRRTVDAAQRMIALVMRMAKTAREMGGRDFLIIPQNGESIVDHDWGGDYLATINGIGVESVWYVKTEKQQDQGWLKQRLKRLRRIAATPGNKVLSVDYVDNGERDDPKNLQRIQDYQRLCHKEGFWCYAARDDQALDELNIIPGRQPK comes from the coding sequence ATGTTTGGCTCAAAATGGATGTTTTTTCTGGTGTTGGGTATGGGTATGGTCGGTCATGTGGATGCTGCGGATAGAGATTGGCTTTATCAACTTCAGGATGCCGATCCAAAAGCCATTGTAAAAACCCGCTTTCCTTTGGTGGTCATGGATCCAACACGCCATGGTGATGAGGGGAGCCGTTATACCCAAAAAGAAATCGATTTGATCACCAATGCAGGCAAACTCCCCGTTGCTTATTTCTCCATTGGCGAAGCGGAGAACTATCGGAGTTATTGGAACGATGCCTGGGTGGATGCTCAAACTCATGAACCAACCGATCTAGCCCCGAGTTGGTTGGGGAAGACCAACCCCGACTGGCCCGGTAACTTTAAAGTACGTTATTGGGAAGAGGAGTGGTGGCAAGATGTTTTAAAGCCGGAGCTTAGACGTATTGTGCAACAAGGTTTTCGTGGGGTTTATCTGGATATTATCGATGCGTTTGAGTATTGGCCTGACCCAACCCGCCATGGTTTACCCAAAGGGCATGAGCAGGTTCGTTCTGGAGATCCTCGGCGTACGGTGGATGCCGCACAACGCATGATTGCTCTGGTCATGCGCATGGCCAAAACAGCCCGTGAAATGGGTGGGCGGGATTTTCTCATCATTCCCCAAAATGGTGAATCCATTGTCGATCATGATTGGGGTGGGGATTATTTGGCCACAATCAACGGTATTGGGGTGGAAAGTGTTTGGTACGTCAAAACGGAGAAACAGCAGGACCAAGGATGGTTAAAACAGCGGCTCAAACGTTTGCGGCGCATTGCGGCAACGCCAGGTAATAAGGTCTTGTCGGTTGATTATGTGGATAATGGCGAGCGTGATGATCCTAAAAATCTGCAACGTATTCAAGATTATCAGCGTCTTTGCCATAAAGAGGGCTTTTGGTGCTATGCCGCCCGTGATGATCAGGCTTTGGATGAATTGAACATTATTCCAGGACGGCAGCCCAAATAA
- a CDS encoding response regulator, protein MVDANDKMVSILLVEDSKSFASLLQGRIQQSLGFNVAWAATLAQAQARLEANAERYLLAILDLHLPDAPNGEVVDMVLDHNLPAIVLTGDTHDKMRTQFFKKGVLDYFVKNNRSVIDAVLHSVARVERNRHLSIMVVDDSRSARSVLSLFLQRYGFEVLQAKDGVEAWATLEKRPVNLVITDYEMPHMDGVVLTTKLRSRYSRDDMAIIGLSSAGRSELAVGFIKAGANDFLVKPYEPEELISRVYQSAESIERYGELKQMVVRHKAVLNNALDAIITTDHKGHVISYNPAAEKLFGYDARTIIGECLSEHMIPEHLQPKHAQALAALVTGERDVESIQRRMETTGKRIDGELIDLQIALSAMKQGDQMRFTAFIQDITDKKQLLKSLEETLAAAEAASKAKSAFIANMSHEIRTPMNAVLGFTDLALRGDLTPKIRDYLEKTKNASHSLMGIINDILDFSKMDMGRLELDPVKFDLHFMLERLADLFSKQAADRHVDLVFLAPLGFNQVLYGDAMRLEQILINLIRNAIKFTENGFITVAITPEVVQEHRVRLNCSVKDTGIGIDPEQLPHLFAPFVQADSSTTRKFGGTGLGLSIVKRLVTLMDGAVWAESFPGEGSLFSFDVMVDHHSEDRRNRPMLPETLWGRRVLVVDDNPASRDHLEALLTSLSLAPTLCETPDEALQVLLTENGGEKPFHYLLLDWGLPGKDGVVSAIEIRAALDAALPGLSYPHIVLLSAFGMEEIKTQAERAGVDVCVDKPVARERLISALCGDWQEQDQHRDRRQVQQLAAESEVGRHVGSAHVLLVEDNPINQQVALELLERVGLVVDLAENGQKALDRMARFDYDLVLMDLHMPVMDGMQAIKSIRDKEKGKPLPVVALSTGTTDEDLVDLESMGFQESLDKPIRPERLYGVLKRWITLPSMAQQYEVISRGDEVPMMRGVDPEVGLNRLAGNHDLFVVLLGRFYQRYWESLPLFTDLCSKGEWNPLSREIHALRGRAAALGAQELAKEAVALELAAADGHEAVMEAAFHSFSKRLEQLLEGIRGHQTGESPAVVQSMVSGELPILETDLTVAGPLLDKLAGRLKFHSIEVDALLDAFGEILKDTPAATAYWTVRKHVERYNFQEAFQGVLQISKALQYEIAEEHLTCAHSVKERLLIVDDQPDNVDVLKEILTDYERLVALSGPEALMLAQCQHQPDMILLDIMMPEMNGYEVCRRLKATEATQEIPVIFVSAKKEVVDEAEGFQLGAVDYITKPYHSEVVRRRVHSQLELKRHRDRLEKQVRMRTSELELATREAELRKDEAEAGNRAKSEFLAIMSHEIRTPLNAILGTHELLDETSLSEEQLGLMEISRNAGELLLNLVNETLDLSKIEAGKLDLEYATFDLPKLVREICEIKRVAANQKGIELVEEIELAVPRFVMGDPDRLRQILVNLLSNAIKFTSAGRVTLHITRGAADRTFFKVSDTGVGISSEKMEKIFHPFTQADTTTTRKFGGTGLGLTICKHLSEAMGGDIGVESQEGVGAVFTVNLPFPRAESSLDILNEESGFVPPPQQRPLSILVADDAEDNRKLVSAFLAKSDHRLELCHDGAQAVDKFKTGHYDMVLMDLLMPVLDGYGAMRKIREWEKQNNRLRTPIIALTALSVRRDLDKAMECGSDFYLTKPFRKQQLLDAITSVHTMLDG, encoded by the coding sequence ATGGTCGATGCTAACGATAAAATGGTGAGCATCCTCCTTGTTGAGGATTCCAAAAGTTTCGCCTCCCTGCTCCAGGGTCGTATTCAGCAAAGTCTGGGTTTTAATGTTGCCTGGGCTGCGACGCTTGCTCAGGCTCAAGCTCGGCTGGAGGCCAACGCCGAACGCTATCTGCTGGCTATCCTAGATCTGCACCTGCCTGATGCCCCCAATGGTGAGGTGGTGGATATGGTTCTGGACCATAACCTGCCTGCCATCGTTTTAACCGGTGATACCCACGATAAAATGCGCACCCAGTTTTTTAAAAAAGGGGTGCTGGACTACTTTGTTAAAAATAACCGAAGCGTCATTGATGCTGTTTTGCATAGTGTGGCGCGGGTGGAGCGTAACCGACACCTCTCCATTATGGTGGTGGATGACTCTCGTAGTGCCCGTTCGGTGCTCAGTCTTTTTCTACAGCGCTACGGTTTTGAGGTGCTGCAAGCCAAGGATGGGGTAGAAGCGTGGGCGACCCTAGAAAAAAGACCCGTTAATCTGGTCATTACCGATTATGAAATGCCCCATATGGATGGGGTGGTGCTCACCACCAAATTACGCTCACGTTACAGCCGGGATGATATGGCCATTATCGGTCTCTCTTCGGCGGGGCGTTCGGAACTGGCGGTTGGGTTTATCAAGGCTGGCGCCAATGACTTTTTGGTTAAGCCTTATGAACCGGAGGAGTTAATTAGCCGGGTTTACCAAAGTGCGGAAAGTATTGAGCGCTATGGAGAGCTCAAGCAAATGGTGGTACGGCATAAGGCGGTGTTAAATAATGCCTTAGATGCCATCATCACCACAGATCATAAAGGCCATGTCATCAGCTACAACCCCGCAGCAGAGAAGCTGTTTGGGTATGATGCCCGTACCATTATTGGTGAGTGCCTTTCTGAACACATGATCCCTGAACACCTTCAACCCAAACATGCTCAAGCGCTGGCGGCATTGGTGACGGGTGAGCGAGATGTTGAATCGATTCAGCGCCGGATGGAGACCACCGGTAAGCGGATTGATGGGGAGCTTATCGATTTACAGATTGCCCTTTCTGCCATGAAGCAGGGTGATCAAATGCGGTTCACCGCATTTATTCAAGATATTACAGATAAAAAACAACTTCTTAAGTCATTAGAAGAGACTTTGGCCGCGGCGGAAGCTGCCAGTAAAGCCAAAAGTGCATTCATTGCCAATATGAGCCATGAAATCCGCACACCGATGAATGCTGTGCTTGGCTTTACCGACTTGGCACTGCGTGGGGATTTAACGCCTAAAATACGAGACTATTTAGAGAAAACCAAAAATGCCAGTCACTCATTGATGGGGATTATCAATGATATTCTGGACTTCTCTAAAATGGATATGGGGCGACTTGAGCTGGATCCGGTCAAGTTTGATCTCCATTTTATGTTGGAACGGCTGGCTGACCTCTTTAGTAAGCAGGCGGCGGATCGCCATGTAGATCTGGTCTTTTTGGCCCCTCTTGGTTTTAACCAGGTGCTTTATGGCGATGCGATGCGTCTAGAGCAGATCCTAATCAACCTAATCCGTAATGCCATTAAGTTTACAGAAAATGGCTTCATTACCGTCGCCATTACACCGGAGGTTGTGCAGGAGCACCGGGTCCGCTTGAACTGCTCGGTCAAGGATACTGGTATTGGTATTGACCCTGAGCAACTGCCCCATCTTTTTGCCCCCTTTGTACAGGCCGATAGCTCAACAACCCGTAAATTTGGTGGTACAGGGTTGGGGCTCTCTATCGTTAAGCGTTTGGTCACGCTTATGGATGGTGCGGTCTGGGCGGAGAGTTTCCCTGGGGAAGGTAGTCTGTTCAGTTTTGATGTGATGGTGGACCATCACTCCGAGGATCGTCGTAACCGACCCATGTTACCGGAGACCCTTTGGGGCCGGCGGGTTTTGGTGGTGGATGATAATCCAGCCTCTCGGGATCATCTGGAAGCGCTACTCACATCGCTCTCTTTGGCGCCGACACTCTGCGAAACCCCAGATGAAGCCTTGCAGGTACTTTTAACTGAAAATGGAGGAGAAAAACCCTTCCACTATCTGTTGTTGGATTGGGGCTTGCCCGGTAAAGATGGGGTTGTTTCTGCCATTGAAATACGTGCTGCGCTGGATGCCGCCCTGCCAGGATTATCCTATCCACACATTGTGCTGCTTAGTGCGTTTGGTATGGAGGAGATCAAAACCCAGGCGGAACGGGCAGGGGTGGATGTCTGTGTGGATAAGCCGGTTGCACGCGAGCGTTTAATCTCTGCGCTGTGTGGGGATTGGCAAGAGCAGGATCAGCATCGGGATCGGCGCCAAGTACAGCAGCTGGCTGCTGAGTCTGAGGTTGGGCGCCATGTTGGTAGTGCCCATGTCTTGTTGGTGGAAGATAACCCCATCAATCAACAGGTCGCCTTGGAGCTGCTGGAGCGGGTCGGGTTGGTGGTGGATCTGGCTGAAAATGGGCAAAAAGCCCTGGACCGTATGGCGCGCTTTGACTATGACCTGGTGCTTATGGATCTGCATATGCCGGTCATGGATGGTATGCAGGCGATTAAAAGTATAAGAGATAAAGAAAAAGGTAAGCCATTACCCGTGGTGGCGCTGTCTACCGGAACCACCGATGAAGATTTGGTGGATCTGGAGAGTATGGGTTTTCAAGAGAGCTTGGATAAGCCGATCCGCCCGGAGCGGCTCTATGGCGTTTTAAAACGCTGGATCACACTACCTAGCATGGCACAGCAGTATGAGGTGATCTCTCGAGGGGATGAAGTCCCCATGATGCGTGGTGTGGATCCTGAAGTGGGTCTTAACCGTTTGGCGGGCAACCATGATCTGTTTGTGGTGCTGCTCGGGCGCTTTTATCAACGCTATTGGGAGAGCCTACCCCTCTTCACAGATCTCTGTAGCAAGGGTGAATGGAACCCGTTAAGTCGTGAGATCCATGCGCTGCGGGGGCGTGCTGCAGCTTTGGGTGCGCAGGAACTGGCCAAGGAAGCGGTCGCTTTGGAACTGGCTGCTGCGGATGGCCACGAAGCGGTCATGGAGGCTGCCTTCCACAGTTTTAGTAAACGGTTGGAACAGTTGCTTGAGGGGATCCGTGGACATCAAACCGGGGAGAGCCCGGCGGTTGTGCAGAGCATGGTCAGTGGTGAACTCCCCATATTGGAAACGGATTTAACGGTTGCTGGACCGCTGTTGGATAAACTGGCAGGGCGTTTGAAGTTCCACAGTATAGAAGTTGACGCGCTATTGGATGCTTTTGGGGAGATCCTTAAGGATACCCCGGCAGCCACAGCCTATTGGACCGTACGTAAGCATGTGGAGCGTTATAATTTTCAGGAGGCCTTCCAGGGTGTGCTGCAAATTTCCAAGGCGTTGCAGTATGAGATTGCAGAAGAACATCTTACCTGCGCCCACAGTGTTAAAGAGCGGCTACTGATTGTTGATGATCAGCCGGATAATGTGGATGTGCTTAAGGAAATTTTGACTGACTATGAACGTTTGGTTGCGTTGAGTGGCCCAGAAGCGCTGATGTTGGCCCAGTGCCAGCATCAACCAGATATGATCCTGTTGGATATTATGATGCCGGAGATGAACGGCTATGAGGTCTGCCGTCGTCTTAAAGCAACAGAAGCCACGCAAGAAATTCCCGTTATCTTTGTCAGTGCCAAAAAAGAGGTGGTGGATGAAGCGGAAGGGTTCCAACTGGGGGCTGTTGACTACATAACCAAGCCCTATCACAGTGAAGTGGTGCGTCGGCGTGTTCATAGTCAACTTGAGTTGAAGCGGCATCGGGATCGGTTGGAAAAACAGGTGCGTATGCGCACCTCGGAACTGGAACTGGCCACCCGTGAAGCCGAACTGCGTAAGGATGAGGCGGAAGCGGGTAACCGCGCCAAGAGTGAATTTTTGGCCATTATGAGCCATGAAATCCGGACCCCTTTGAACGCCATTTTGGGTACCCATGAGTTGTTGGATGAAACCTCTTTGTCAGAGGAACAACTGGGGTTGATGGAGATCTCCCGCAATGCTGGTGAACTGCTGCTTAATCTGGTGAATGAGACGTTGGATCTCTCAAAAATTGAAGCCGGTAAGCTGGATTTGGAGTATGCCACGTTTGATCTGCCCAAACTGGTTCGTGAGATCTGTGAGATCAAACGGGTTGCAGCCAATCAAAAAGGTATTGAGCTGGTCGAAGAGATCGAGTTAGCGGTTCCCCGCTTTGTGATGGGTGATCCTGACCGTCTTCGTCAAATTTTGGTTAACCTGCTTTCCAACGCCATTAAATTTACCAGTGCGGGGCGTGTCACACTGCACATTACCCGTGGTGCTGCGGACCGTACTTTCTTTAAGGTCAGCGATACAGGGGTTGGCATTTCGAGCGAAAAGATGGAGAAAATTTTCCATCCATTTACTCAGGCGGATACCACAACCACACGAAAATTTGGTGGGACTGGCTTGGGCCTAACCATCTGCAAGCATCTCTCTGAAGCTATGGGGGGAGATATTGGGGTAGAGAGCCAAGAGGGTGTTGGTGCCGTCTTTACCGTCAATTTGCCCTTCCCAAGAGCCGAAAGCTCGCTGGATATTTTAAATGAAGAGTCCGGTTTTGTCCCCCCTCCCCAGCAGAGGCCGCTCTCCATTTTGGTGGCAGATGACGCCGAGGATAACCGTAAGCTGGTGAGCGCGTTCCTGGCAAAAAGTGATCACCGCTTGGAGCTGTGTCATGATGGCGCTCAGGCTGTGGATAAATTTAAAACCGGCCATTATGATATGGTGCTTATGGATCTTCTGATGCCGGTGCTGGACGGTTATGGTGCCATGCGTAAGATCCGCGAGTGGGAGAAACAGAACAACCGTCTTCGTACACCCATTATCGCCTTAACCGCACTCTCTGTACGCCGGGACCTGGATAAGGCCATGGAGTGTGGAAGTGATTTTTATCTGACCAAACCCTTCCGTAAACAGCAGTTGTTGGATGCAATTACCAGCGTACACACCATGTTGGATGGATAA